The Paenibacillus uliginis N3/975 genome has a window encoding:
- the fabF gene encoding beta-ketoacyl-ACP synthase II yields the protein MNQRVVVTGMGVMTSLGQDLETFWNSLMSGKSGVSHVEAFDVSGYTTQIAASVKDFNPEDYMDRKEARKMDRFVQFAVAAGSKALENSGIKIGVNAEAERVGVSIGSGIGGLGTWEDQHNILLEKGPKRVSPFFIPMMIANMASGQMSINLGAKGPNTTQVTACATGSHSIGDSFRLIQRGDADVMVCGGAEATIRPTGMAGFCAMRAMSTRNDEPEKASRPFDTGRDGFVMGEGAGVLILESLEHAQKRGAKIYAEVIGYGLSADAYHITEPNPDGAARCMKMAIRDAGITPEDIDYINAHGTSTPVGDRSETKAVKMALGDHAYKVAVSSTKSMTGHLLGAAGGVEAVICALSLGNQTIVPTINLEDQDPECDLDYVPNKPRKAELNVVMSNSFGFGGHNATIILKKYAE from the coding sequence TTGAATCAAAGAGTGGTTGTAACAGGAATGGGTGTCATGACCTCCTTGGGTCAAGACCTCGAAACATTTTGGAATAGTCTGATGAGTGGTAAATCCGGTGTGTCGCATGTTGAAGCCTTTGATGTCAGTGGCTATACGACACAGATTGCCGCATCAGTAAAGGATTTTAATCCGGAAGATTACATGGATCGCAAGGAAGCTCGCAAGATGGACCGTTTTGTCCAGTTTGCGGTTGCAGCAGGCAGTAAAGCGCTTGAAAACAGCGGAATTAAGATTGGTGTTAACGCTGAAGCAGAACGTGTCGGTGTATCGATTGGCTCCGGCATTGGCGGATTGGGAACATGGGAAGACCAGCATAACATATTGCTGGAAAAGGGCCCTAAGCGTGTAAGTCCGTTTTTCATTCCGATGATGATCGCTAATATGGCTTCTGGTCAAATGTCGATTAATTTGGGTGCCAAAGGACCGAACACAACTCAGGTGACCGCCTGTGCTACCGGCAGCCACTCTATCGGTGATTCTTTCCGTTTGATCCAGCGCGGAGATGCTGACGTAATGGTGTGCGGTGGTGCTGAAGCTACCATCCGTCCAACAGGCATGGCCGGTTTCTGCGCGATGCGTGCGATGTCAACCCGTAATGATGAGCCTGAGAAGGCAAGCCGTCCGTTTGATACTGGGCGTGACGGATTCGTAATGGGTGAAGGTGCTGGGGTGCTGATACTGGAATCTTTGGAGCATGCACAGAAGCGCGGTGCCAAAATTTACGCTGAGGTTATCGGTTATGGATTAAGTGCTGATGCCTACCACATTACCGAGCCTAATCCGGATGGCGCAGCACGTTGTATGAAGATGGCTATTCGAGATGCAGGTATTACTCCGGAAGACATTGATTACATCAATGCTCATGGAACATCCACACCGGTTGGCGACCGTTCGGAGACCAAGGCAGTCAAGATGGCGTTGGGCGATCATGCTTATAAAGTTGCGGTGAGCTCCACCAAATCGATGACAGGCCATTTGCTTGGTGCTGCAGGCGGTGTGGAAGCCGTTATTTGTGCACTGAGCCTTGGAAACCAGACGATCGTTCCTACGATTAATCTTGAGGATCAGGATCCAGAATGCGATCTTGATTATGTGCCAAATAAACCAAGAAAAGCCGAATTGAACGTCGTTATGTCCAATTCGTTTGGATTTGGGGGCCACAACGCCACCATTATTCTGAAAAAATACGCCGAGTAA
- the rnc gene encoding ribonuclease III has product MSGDLKQLQHKLQIQFRNGMLLKQAFTHASYVNEHRFSQSQDNERLEFLGDAVLELTVSEFLYDLYPDRPEGELTKLRAAIVCEPSLVKFAERLDFGRYVLLGKGEEMTGGRTRPALLADVFESFVGALYLDQGLEAVRSFLSDHVFRSVTVNGRPQMSDYKTELQELTQHHGMGTLEYRIVEERGPAHEREFVSEVFMGSECLGRGSGRSKKEAEQQAAAVALKQLKRANA; this is encoded by the coding sequence TTGAGTGGAGATCTGAAGCAGTTACAGCATAAACTTCAAATCCAGTTTCGTAACGGGATGCTGCTGAAGCAGGCCTTTACCCACGCCTCATATGTCAACGAACATCGTTTTAGCCAGAGTCAGGATAACGAGCGTCTGGAATTTCTGGGTGACGCCGTACTGGAACTCACGGTGAGTGAGTTCTTGTACGACCTTTACCCAGATCGTCCAGAAGGGGAACTGACAAAACTCCGGGCCGCAATCGTTTGCGAGCCCTCGTTGGTCAAATTTGCTGAAAGACTGGATTTTGGCCGTTATGTGCTCTTAGGCAAGGGAGAAGAAATGACGGGCGGACGAACCCGCCCGGCTCTTCTTGCCGACGTGTTCGAATCTTTTGTGGGGGCGCTCTATCTCGATCAAGGGTTAGAGGCAGTTCGTTCATTTTTGAGTGATCATGTATTCCGATCGGTCACAGTGAACGGCCGGCCTCAAATGAGCGATTATAAGACCGAGCTTCAAGAACTAACACAGCATCACGGTATGGGTACGCTGGAATATCGTATCGTTGAAGAGCGGGGACCTGCGCATGAACGTGAGTTTGTCTCTGAGGTATTTATGGGAAGCGAATGTCTTGGACGCGGCAGTGGCCGATCCAAGAAAGAAGCCGAGCAGCAGGCAGCGGCAGTAGCCTTAAAGCAGCTGAAGCGCGCTAACGCCTAA
- the smc gene encoding chromosome segregation protein SMC: MFLKRIELAGFKSFADKTEMEFVRGITAVVGPNGSGKSNISDGIRWVLGEQSAKSLRGGKMEDIIFAGSDARKAVNYGEVSLTLDNEDHVLPLDFNEVTVTRRVHRSGDSEYLINKQSCRLKDITELFMDTGIGKEAYSIIGQGRIEEILSTRSEDRRGIFEEASGIVKYKSRKRESVRRLDETEQNLLRIHDLVTELEDQIGPLKDQSEKAIRYKELKELLKRQEISLYVYQIEQIHGAWSEANAKLEQLKEEQLALSTVVSAHDAKLENDRSALRQLEEEVETIQSQLLQYSESFEKNEGYGEVLKERRRNLERTRDQLSQNVESGDTRLNDRQEELAAMKVKLGALQKELAELRDNLSAEEAKLVGVTGGISQQQEESLKGNLLELMNRMAQARNEIRYADQQQEALGRRMNRAEEESGKWEGQKEELLSRKEQIDRNVERFGKEIAELRNGYITESERYNSLQKLLEESQNALRKWEQKREAQISRRDTMKEMQDDFDGFMLGVKEVLKASRKSVLHGVHGAVAELIRVPEKLELAMETALGASVQHIVMDNEAVSRQAISFLKQRQLGRATFLPLDVIRPRQVSASDRSMAEGEAGFVGFGSELVQYDQKYSSIVGSLLGNVVIAETLEQANKIAARFQYRYRVVTLEGDVVNAGGSMTGGSHHKKSNNLLGRKRQLDQLDQEITETEKQIGKLQQGVEQVRGQMVESQDKLDELRKSGDDKRIEEQQASGDRKQLEHELRHVLEQAELAGQEKTSYEQEAKEIQESRARAEKLLSELEAEEKATHQAIQAAEFARKANESAKDELQTQLTTLKVREGKLDQETFSLEEQLKRLQSDVNNHEKEQRQNRTMLSSVVAELEQNAAESVKQIEDLNHFKLKKDEASQQLEFKRASRAQLSRKLELEESETKEQRTQLRSVEDQLRQTEIGVNRLDVELENILKKLSEDYELSYELAKHRYPVPEDVPTVQNEVRDLKRSISALGDVNLGAIEEYQRVNERYQFLSEQKADLVEAKTTLYQVIKEMDDEMSKRFKTTFDAIRKEFGTVFTKLFGGGRADLILLDPERLLETGIDIVAQPPGKKLQNLQLLSGGERALTAMALLFAILQVKPVPFCVLDEVEAALDEANVVRFAQYLREFSEQTQFIVVTHRKGTMEEADVLYGVTMEEGGVSKLVSVKLESEEAVIA, encoded by the coding sequence ATGTTTTTGAAACGGATAGAATTAGCGGGTTTCAAATCGTTTGCCGACAAGACGGAAATGGAGTTCGTTCGGGGAATTACTGCAGTCGTCGGCCCAAATGGAAGTGGTAAGAGTAATATCTCTGACGGCATCCGCTGGGTTTTGGGTGAACAAAGTGCGAAATCACTTCGTGGCGGCAAGATGGAAGATATCATTTTTGCCGGAAGTGATGCCCGTAAGGCTGTAAATTATGGTGAAGTATCCTTGACTCTGGATAATGAAGACCATGTGCTCCCGCTTGATTTTAATGAAGTGACTGTAACCCGTCGTGTACATCGCAGCGGTGATAGTGAATATTTAATTAACAAACAGTCATGCCGACTGAAAGATATAACTGAATTGTTTATGGATACTGGTATCGGTAAAGAGGCTTATTCCATTATCGGACAAGGCCGGATTGAAGAGATTTTAAGTACTCGTTCCGAGGATCGCCGGGGTATATTTGAGGAAGCTTCGGGTATTGTGAAATACAAGTCCCGTAAGCGGGAATCTGTACGCAGGCTGGATGAGACGGAGCAGAACTTGCTTCGTATCCATGATCTTGTAACTGAGCTTGAGGACCAGATTGGACCATTGAAGGATCAATCGGAGAAGGCAATACGTTATAAGGAACTTAAAGAGTTGTTGAAGCGCCAAGAAATATCGTTGTATGTGTATCAGATCGAACAGATACATGGCGCATGGAGTGAGGCGAACGCCAAGCTAGAGCAGCTGAAGGAAGAACAGCTGGCGTTGTCTACGGTGGTGTCTGCACATGATGCCAAACTGGAGAACGATCGTTCAGCACTACGTCAGCTGGAAGAGGAAGTTGAAACAATCCAGAGCCAGTTGCTGCAGTACAGTGAATCATTCGAAAAAAATGAGGGTTACGGTGAAGTTCTAAAGGAGCGTCGCCGCAATCTGGAGCGGACTCGCGATCAGTTATCCCAGAACGTAGAATCTGGAGATACTCGCCTGAACGACCGGCAGGAAGAACTGGCCGCAATGAAGGTCAAGCTTGGCGCTCTGCAGAAAGAGCTGGCTGAACTGAGAGATAATCTTTCTGCAGAGGAAGCAAAGCTGGTGGGCGTTACTGGCGGAATTAGCCAGCAGCAAGAAGAGAGTTTGAAAGGTAACCTTCTGGAGCTAATGAACCGGATGGCCCAGGCTCGCAATGAAATCCGTTATGCGGATCAGCAGCAGGAGGCGTTAGGACGCCGGATGAACCGGGCTGAAGAGGAGTCCGGCAAATGGGAAGGTCAGAAAGAGGAACTGCTCAGCCGCAAAGAGCAAATCGACCGTAATGTTGAACGGTTCGGCAAGGAGATTGCTGAACTTCGCAACGGATATATTACGGAGAGCGAGCGATACAATTCGCTACAGAAGCTGCTGGAGGAAAGTCAGAACGCACTTCGCAAATGGGAACAGAAGCGGGAAGCGCAAATTTCCCGTCGTGATACGATGAAAGAAATGCAAGATGATTTCGACGGCTTTATGTTGGGTGTTAAAGAAGTGCTCAAAGCATCCCGTAAGTCTGTCCTGCATGGGGTTCACGGAGCAGTTGCTGAGCTGATCCGTGTCCCGGAAAAACTGGAATTGGCTATGGAAACGGCACTCGGTGCATCTGTACAGCACATCGTTATGGATAATGAAGCTGTCTCACGGCAAGCTATATCGTTTCTGAAGCAGCGTCAGCTGGGTCGTGCCACATTCCTGCCACTCGACGTTATTCGTCCACGTCAGGTTTCGGCTTCAGACCGCTCAATGGCTGAAGGGGAAGCTGGTTTCGTTGGGTTCGGGTCAGAGCTGGTTCAATATGATCAGAAATACAGTAGCATCGTTGGCAGCTTGCTCGGTAATGTAGTGATTGCGGAGACGCTAGAGCAGGCTAACAAAATTGCTGCCCGGTTCCAGTACCGCTACCGTGTTGTAACTCTGGAAGGAGACGTGGTCAATGCCGGCGGTTCTATGACAGGCGGTAGCCATCATAAGAAGAGCAACAACCTTCTGGGACGTAAGCGCCAACTGGACCAGTTGGATCAGGAAATTACGGAGACGGAGAAACAGATCGGGAAGCTGCAACAGGGAGTTGAGCAGGTTAGAGGTCAGATGGTCGAGTCCCAGGACAAGCTTGATGAGCTGCGAAAATCCGGTGACGATAAACGAATAGAAGAGCAGCAAGCATCGGGTGACCGGAAACAGCTGGAGCATGAACTTCGTCATGTTTTGGAGCAGGCAGAGCTGGCAGGTCAGGAAAAGACAAGTTACGAGCAGGAAGCCAAGGAGATTCAGGAGAGTCGCGCTCGTGCAGAAAAGCTGCTTTCTGAGCTGGAGGCTGAGGAAAAGGCGACACATCAGGCTATACAGGCTGCAGAGTTCGCCCGTAAGGCGAACGAATCCGCTAAAGACGAGCTTCAGACACAGCTGACTACGCTCAAGGTTCGGGAGGGTAAGCTTGATCAGGAAACCTTCTCATTAGAAGAGCAGTTGAAACGACTGCAGTCTGATGTGAACAACCACGAGAAAGAGCAGCGACAGAACCGGACGATGCTATCCTCCGTAGTGGCGGAATTGGAACAGAACGCTGCAGAGAGTGTAAAGCAGATCGAGGATCTGAACCATTTCAAATTGAAGAAGGACGAGGCCTCACAACAACTTGAGTTTAAACGGGCATCACGTGCACAGCTCAGTCGAAAGCTAGAGCTGGAGGAAAGTGAGACGAAGGAACAGCGAACTCAGCTGAGATCTGTTGAGGACCAGCTCCGTCAGACCGAAATTGGTGTAAACCGTCTGGATGTGGAACTGGAGAACATTTTGAAAAAATTGAGCGAGGATTACGAGCTGAGTTATGAGCTCGCGAAACATCGTTATCCCGTGCCTGAGGATGTGCCGACTGTACAGAATGAAGTGCGTGACCTGAAGCGCAGTATATCGGCACTGGGTGATGTCAATCTGGGAGCGATCGAGGAATACCAGCGTGTTAACGAACGCTACCAATTCCTCAGTGAGCAGAAGGCTGACCTGGTGGAAGCGAAGACAACACTGTATCAGGTCATCAAAGAGATGGATGATGAGATGTCCAAGCGCTTTAAAACGACCTTTGATGCGATTCGCAAAGAATTTGGCACGGTGTTTACGAAACTGTTCGGCGGAGGACGGGCAGACCTGATTCTCCTAGATCCGGAGCGTTTGCTTGAGACAGGCATTGATATCGTGGCTCAGCCTCCAGGAAAGAAGCTTCAGAATCTTCAGCTGCTCTCCGGCGGAGAACGGGCACTGACCGCAATGGCGCTGTTATTTGCGATATTGCAGGTTAAACCGGTGCCGTTCTGTGTTTTGGATGAGGTGGAAGCAGCCTTGGATGAAGCAAACGTCGTCCGATTTGCACAGTATTTACGTGAATTCTCGGAGCAAACCCAATTCATTGTTGTCACACACCGCAAAGGTACGATGGAAGAAGCAGATGTATTATACGGTGTGACGATGGAAGAAGGCGGTGTGTCGAAGCTTGTCTCTGTCAAGCTTGAGAGCGAGGAAGCAGTAATTGCTTAA
- the ftsY gene encoding signal recognition particle-docking protein FtsY: MSFFKKLKESISSKTESVTKQFRDGLEKTRKGLVEKVSDLVIRRKKIDEEFYEELEEILIGADVGVNTVMNLMDELRDEVKKRRIEDATDLQPVLSEKLMGLLRGDNNNELRMNPDGITVILFVGVNGVGKTTTIGKLAHRFKQEGKKVLLAAGDTFRAGAIEQLEVWGERVGVEVIKQQPGSDPAAVMFDAVQAAKQRQADVLLCDTAGRLQNKTNLMDELNKIFRVIQREIPSAPHEVLMVLDATTGQNALSQAKLFGEKSGVTGLVLTKLDGTAKGGIVVAIRQELNLPVKLVGLGEKMGDLQTFDSEQFVHALFAGLIKEEEGKEDSV, encoded by the coding sequence ATGAGCTTTTTTAAGAAACTTAAAGAGAGCATTTCGAGCAAAACAGAAAGTGTAACAAAACAATTCCGCGACGGTCTGGAGAAAACCCGTAAAGGGCTTGTGGAAAAGGTTTCCGATTTGGTGATCCGCCGCAAAAAGATTGACGAGGAGTTTTATGAAGAGCTCGAGGAGATTCTTATCGGCGCCGACGTTGGCGTAAACACGGTAATGAATTTGATGGATGAACTGCGTGACGAAGTGAAAAAACGGCGTATTGAAGATGCTACTGATCTTCAGCCGGTCTTGTCCGAGAAATTGATGGGTTTGCTTCGAGGTGACAACAATAATGAGCTCAGAATGAATCCAGACGGGATTACCGTCATATTATTCGTAGGTGTTAATGGGGTTGGCAAGACGACTACCATTGGTAAGTTGGCACACCGTTTCAAGCAGGAAGGCAAAAAAGTGCTTCTTGCCGCTGGTGATACGTTCCGTGCCGGAGCGATCGAGCAGCTGGAAGTGTGGGGAGAGCGTGTCGGGGTTGAGGTCATTAAGCAGCAACCGGGCTCCGATCCGGCGGCAGTGATGTTTGATGCGGTACAAGCCGCGAAGCAGCGTCAAGCGGATGTTCTGTTATGTGATACAGCGGGACGCCTCCAGAACAAGACGAACCTTATGGATGAGCTGAATAAAATTTTCCGTGTTATCCAGCGTGAAATTCCAAGTGCTCCCCATGAGGTGCTAATGGTACTGGATGCTACAACAGGCCAAAATGCATTGAGCCAGGCAAAACTGTTTGGCGAGAAAAGCGGGGTAACCGGCCTCGTACTGACGAAGCTGGACGGTACGGCTAAAGGCGGTATTGTTGTAGCCATCCGCCAAGAGCTGAATCTGCCGGTTAAACTGGTGGGTCTCGGTGAGAAAATGGGCGATTTGCAAACCTTTGATTCCGAACAGTTTGTACATGCACTATTTGCCGGACTGATTAAGGAAGAAGAGGGCAAGGAAGATTCCGTGTAA
- a CDS encoding glycosyltransferase has product MAVVIYPKTMNWSYMKQRPQQLMTQLGALGHQVFFENLAPVNQEFREIEKNVYLFTDTKTFLYRKLPQLRKEHPIVVWTTWSKMRTRINTLFNPDTVIYDCCDEFPHWAKYEPKMVDSADHLVCTSEVIQARLNLAYPTKPITLIPNGVDASFFQIPVQDRPADLPTGPVVAYIGAWAYWVDHTLFATLASVFPHVQFVSIGAPYGSSRDYKNLPNVHILGEKPHDELKRYLPHIDVALIPFQYHPITLATNPIKAYEYMAAGVRVLSTALPECILMEPHVTTATTHDDFIYKLSHMLSNPDNQDKKLARMAYAQQNRWVERGIQANQVIQTTLASNGRNGGVR; this is encoded by the coding sequence TTGGCTGTAGTAATCTACCCCAAAACTATGAACTGGTCTTATATGAAGCAACGTCCACAGCAGCTGATGACACAGCTGGGCGCTCTCGGACATCAGGTATTCTTTGAAAATCTGGCACCGGTGAATCAGGAATTCAGGGAAATCGAAAAAAATGTGTATCTGTTTACAGATACCAAAACATTTTTATACCGAAAACTGCCCCAGCTGCGAAAAGAGCACCCCATCGTCGTATGGACCACTTGGTCGAAAATGCGGACACGGATCAACACATTATTTAATCCTGATACTGTCATTTACGACTGTTGTGATGAGTTTCCACACTGGGCCAAATATGAGCCTAAGATGGTAGATAGTGCCGATCATCTTGTATGCACCTCAGAAGTCATTCAAGCCCGGTTGAATCTGGCTTATCCTACCAAGCCTATTACGCTGATTCCAAATGGTGTAGATGCGTCTTTCTTCCAAATTCCAGTTCAAGACAGACCTGCCGACCTCCCGACTGGACCCGTTGTAGCTTATATCGGAGCTTGGGCTTATTGGGTGGACCATACATTGTTCGCAACGCTGGCTTCTGTATTCCCTCATGTACAGTTTGTTTCGATCGGCGCTCCATACGGCAGTTCAAGGGACTACAAAAACCTGCCGAATGTGCATATTCTTGGCGAAAAGCCGCATGATGAACTGAAACGCTATCTGCCTCACATCGATGTAGCACTTATTCCGTTTCAATATCATCCCATTACGTTGGCCACGAACCCTATTAAAGCTTATGAGTATATGGCAGCAGGTGTGAGAGTGCTGTCCACAGCTTTGCCTGAATGCATCTTAATGGAGCCACATGTAACAACAGCCACTACTCACGACGATTTCATCTACAAACTCTCTCATATGCTGAGCAATCCCGATAATCAGGACAAAAAACTTGCACGAATGGCATATGCGCAGCAGAACCGCTGGGTGGAGCGAGGCATCCAAGCCAATCAGGTTATACAAACCACCCTTGCATCCAATGGACGGAACGGCGGTGTCCGTTGA
- the trhA gene encoding PAQR family membrane homeostasis protein TrhA: MANTYTYPRREEIANAITHGIGAALSVAALVLLIVFSSIEGTVWHVVSFTIYGTTMLLLYLNSTLVHSFKEGKAKDVFEFLDHSSIYLFIAGTYTPFLLVAVRGTLGWSLFGVIWGIALFGVIFKAFFVKKFLFMSTVFYIAMGWLIVIAWNPLTAVIAPQGINLLVGGGLLYTLGTIFYVWRGFPFHHAIWHLFVLAGSVLHFFAVLIYLLPIR, encoded by the coding sequence GTGGCGAATACTTATACTTATCCCCGCAGGGAAGAAATAGCCAACGCAATTACTCATGGTATTGGCGCAGCGCTCAGTGTAGCCGCTCTCGTGCTGCTGATTGTCTTCTCCAGTATCGAAGGAACTGTCTGGCATGTGGTGAGCTTTACGATTTATGGAACAACCATGCTGCTTCTGTACCTGAATTCCACACTGGTTCACAGTTTTAAGGAAGGGAAAGCGAAGGATGTGTTTGAGTTCCTTGACCACTCTTCCATCTACTTGTTTATCGCCGGAACCTATACTCCATTTTTGTTGGTGGCGGTTCGTGGAACTCTTGGATGGAGCTTGTTCGGGGTCATCTGGGGCATCGCTTTGTTCGGGGTTATATTTAAAGCCTTCTTCGTCAAAAAATTTCTTTTCATGTCCACGGTGTTTTACATCGCAATGGGGTGGCTGATTGTCATTGCGTGGAATCCGTTGACTGCGGTTATCGCTCCGCAAGGCATAAATTTATTAGTTGGTGGTGGTTTGCTGTATACGCTAGGCACCATTTTTTATGTATGGAGAGGTTTTCCGTTCCATCATGCGATCTGGCATCTGTTCGTACTGGCAGGCAGTGTGCTGCACTTTTTCGCAGTACTGATCTACCTGCTGCCAATTCGCTGA
- a CDS encoding putative DNA-binding protein, whose protein sequence is MSQENRLEKTNRINLLFDFYERLLTEKQQTFLKHYFHEDFSLGEIASEFEISRQAVYEHIKRAEQVLETYEEKLGLLKKHEERLHELEKLRNLLNDSALNEHDKKLMTDMVNQLMLWD, encoded by the coding sequence ATGAGTCAGGAGAACCGACTCGAGAAGACGAACCGTATTAATCTGCTGTTCGATTTCTACGAACGACTGCTTACAGAGAAGCAGCAGACGTTTTTAAAGCACTATTTTCATGAGGATTTCTCCTTGGGTGAAATTGCGAGTGAGTTTGAAATTAGCCGTCAGGCTGTTTATGAGCACATCAAGCGTGCAGAACAGGTGCTGGAGACTTATGAAGAGAAGCTCGGTCTTCTGAAGAAGCACGAGGAGCGTCTCCATGAGCTTGAAAAGCTGAGAAATCTGCTTAATGATAGCGCCTTGAATGAACACGATAAGAAATTAATGACCGATATGGTAAATCAACTCATGTTATGGGATTAA
- the ffh gene encoding signal recognition particle protein translates to MAFEGLTSRLQNVFSKLRGKGKVSEEDVTEAMREVRLALLEADVNFKVVKEFVAKVKEKAIGKEVMDSFTPGMVIIDIVNKELTELMGGSQSKLAKSTKPPTVIMMAGLQGAGKTTTSGKLAKLLLKQNSRPLLVAGDIYRPAAIKQLEVLGEQIKVPVFSLGDKTSPVEIAKQGLQHAKDNGHDYVIIDTAGRLHVDEELMEELKQIHSVVNPDEVLLVVDAMTGQDAVNVADSFNKQLELTGVVLTKLDGDTRGGAALSVKAVTGCPIKFAALGEKIDALEPFHPERMASRILGMGDMLSLIEKAQSNIDADKAKEMERKMRNAEFTFEDFLEQMEQVKKLGPLDQLMDMIPGMGKMKQTKDLKVDEKQMGRIEAIVHSMTTEEKQQPDIINHNRRKRIATGSGTSLAEVNRLIKQFDEMRRMMKQFSDMMGPKGGKNKAMKQLKGLTGKGMKFPFR, encoded by the coding sequence ATGGCATTTGAAGGATTGACCAGCAGGCTGCAGAATGTGTTCAGCAAGCTTCGCGGTAAAGGTAAAGTATCCGAAGAGGATGTAACTGAAGCCATGCGCGAGGTTCGTCTGGCACTTCTTGAAGCCGACGTCAACTTCAAAGTAGTAAAGGAATTTGTAGCCAAGGTCAAAGAAAAAGCTATTGGCAAGGAAGTAATGGACAGCTTCACGCCGGGTATGGTTATCATTGACATTGTCAACAAAGAACTGACAGAGCTGATGGGCGGAAGCCAATCGAAGCTTGCGAAGAGCACCAAGCCCCCAACCGTTATTATGATGGCAGGTCTGCAAGGTGCGGGTAAGACAACAACTTCGGGTAAACTTGCCAAGCTTCTTTTGAAGCAGAACAGCCGTCCGCTACTTGTAGCCGGTGATATCTATCGTCCGGCAGCGATCAAGCAGCTGGAGGTTCTGGGTGAGCAGATCAAGGTTCCTGTATTCTCTCTTGGTGACAAAACAAGCCCGGTAGAAATTGCGAAGCAAGGTTTGCAGCATGCCAAGGATAATGGTCATGATTATGTCATTATCGATACTGCCGGACGTCTTCATGTTGATGAAGAGCTGATGGAAGAGCTGAAACAGATTCATAGTGTTGTAAATCCGGATGAAGTTCTGCTCGTCGTGGATGCGATGACAGGTCAGGATGCTGTCAATGTGGCAGACAGCTTCAATAAACAGTTAGAGTTAACTGGTGTTGTATTGACCAAACTTGACGGTGACACTCGAGGCGGTGCCGCATTATCTGTTAAAGCAGTCACCGGATGCCCGATTAAGTTCGCAGCACTCGGAGAGAAGATCGACGCTTTGGAGCCGTTCCATCCGGAGCGGATGGCATCCCGGATTCTCGGAATGGGTGATATGCTCTCCCTGATCGAGAAGGCTCAGTCGAACATCGATGCCGATAAAGCCAAGGAAATGGAACGGAAGATGCGTAATGCTGAGTTCACGTTCGAGGATTTCCTGGAGCAAATGGAGCAGGTTAAGAAGCTTGGTCCACTGGACCAGCTGATGGACATGATTCCAGGTATGGGCAAGATGAAGCAGACGAAAGATCTCAAGGTAGATGAGAAGCAGATGGGTCGCATCGAGGCGATCGTGCACTCCATGACAACCGAAGAGAAGCAGCAGCCGGACATCATCAATCATAACCGCCGTAAGCGGATTGCAACCGGTAGTGGTACATCGCTTGCCGAGGTTAACCGCCTCATCAAGCAGTTTGATGAAATGCGCCGGATGATGAAGCAGTTCTCCGATATGATGGGTCCAAAGGGTGGCAAGAATAAGGCCATGAAGCAGTTGAAGGGTTTAACCGGTAAAGGAATGAAGTTTCCTTTCCGTTAA
- the rpsP gene encoding 30S ribosomal protein S16 encodes MAVRIRLKRMGAHKAPFYRVVVSDSRSPRDGRFIEEIGYYNPVAQPAEVKIDEEKALNWLQNGAQASDTVRNLLSKAGVMKKFHELKHQK; translated from the coding sequence ATGGCAGTACGTATTCGTCTGAAACGTATGGGTGCTCACAAAGCCCCTTTCTACCGCGTGGTGGTTTCTGATTCTCGTTCCCCGCGTGACGGTCGTTTTATCGAGGAAATCGGTTATTATAATCCGGTTGCTCAACCGGCTGAAGTTAAGATCGATGAAGAAAAAGCGCTCAACTGGCTTCAAAACGGTGCGCAAGCATCCGATACTGTTCGCAACTTGCTGAGCAAGGCGGGCGTTATGAAGAAGTTTCATGAGCTTAAGCATCAGAAATAA
- a CDS encoding KH domain-containing protein, with translation MEELVRVIAKALVDHPEDVTVKTVEKEHLIVYELYVHPDDVGKVIGKQGRIAKSLRTVVTSAAVKMDKRVTVDIIS, from the coding sequence ATGGAAGAATTAGTTCGTGTAATTGCTAAGGCTTTAGTGGATCATCCAGAAGATGTGACCGTGAAGACAGTTGAGAAGGAGCACTTGATTGTATATGAACTGTACGTGCATCCTGACGATGTCGGGAAGGTCATAGGCAAGCAGGGGCGAATCGCCAAATCACTGCGCACGGTCGTAACATCGGCGGCAGTTAAAATGGATAAACGGGTGACCGTTGATATCATTTCTTAA